In the genome of Actinomycetota bacterium, the window GAGCGCGTGGGGAAAGAGCAGTACGAGTCCGACGATGAACTGCGGCAAGACGTGAGGGACCATGTGATTGAGCGCGACCCAACTGGCGGAACGGCCGAGCTTTCGCCCCACCTGCACGTACTCCGCCGAGCGCAGCTGCATGACCTCTGCGCGGATTACACGCGTGAGCGACGGCCAGTGGGTGACAGCGACGGCGATGATGACGCCCCGCGTTCCTCCGCCGAGCGCGAATGAGATCAGGATCAGCAGTACGATGTGCGGCACGCTCATCACGGTGTCTACCGCGAACGTGATTGCCGCGTCCACACGTGGACCTGCGGTTGCGGCGACAATGCCAAGAACGAGCGCGATAAGCGCCGCCACTGCGGAGGCGAGTGCGCCGACCCCAAGCCCGCGCACGAGGCCCTTGATTGTCCGGGTGAGCATGTCCCGTCCGAGCGGATCGGTGCCGAACCAGTGCGCCGAGGAAGGCGCCTGGCTCTGCTGGAGGAAGTTCGTGCGCAAACCGGTGTCAGGCAATGCCAACCCGACCACCACAAGTAGGACGAGCGCACCGAGTGTTACGCCAAGCGCGATGAGCATGCGCGACCTGCGCGAGAACGACGGCATACCACCGTAGATCGACTGTTCCGGCTCGATCGCCTCCCTGACGTGCGACACCTAGAGCCTCCCTGTCAGGCGGATCTTGGGGTCGACGAGCCGGTAGATGACGTCGGCGGTCGTGTTGCCCACGAACACGAACACGGTGCTGAACAGCACAATGCCCAGGAGCAGCGGGACGTCGCCACGCAGTCCCGCCAGCACTGTGGTGCGGCCGAGACCGGGGTACGCGAACACCTGCTCGGCAAGGACGGCGCCGCCGAAGATTTCGGAGAAGAGTGCGAACTGGAGTGTCACCGCGGGTAGCGCGGTGTTGCGCAAACCGTGCCGCATCACGGCGCGCCAGCGGCTCTGACCGCGGGCGATTCCGAACAGGAAGTAGTCCGAACGCTTCACGTCGATGAGCTTCTGGCGGGTGTGCAATGTGACGTTCGCGATGCCGATAACGCCGAGGGTGATCGCCGGCAGGATGAGGTGGTGCAACCGGTCAGCCCACGTGACGTCGGCCTCGAGCACGCCCGCCGGTACCGCGAGACCCACCGGTGTCCAGCCAAGCCAGACGGAGAAGACCATCAGCATCAACAGCGCCAGCCAGAAGGTGGGCATCGACGCGAGCGTGAACGCGTAGAGCTGGATGCTTTTGTCGATCCACGAGCCTTCGAGCGTTCCCGAGACGACGCCGAACAGGTAGCCGAAGACGCCCGTGAGCAACCAGGCGCTCATCATGAGCAATAGCGATGCGGCGAAACGCTCCGCGATGACCTTCGCCACCGGCTGCCGGTAGATGAGCGACGTCCCGAGGTCGCCCTGCACGAGGCGCGAGGCCCACTTCAAGAACCGCTCAGCGGGGGGTCGACCGACCCCCCATCGCTCGGCGATAGCCGCACGCTGCTCGGGAGTGACGCGCATCATGTCAGCCCCGACGTATGCCCTCACCGGGTCTACCGGAGAGAAGCTCAAGAGCGTGAAGGAGATCGCGCTGACAGTAGCCAGAAGGACAAGGAGTTTCAGGATCCTGAGGGCGAGGAATTTCGTCATCGGTCTCGAATGACTACTCGCCGGTCCAGGTCCACTCGGTGATATTCGCTGTCAGCGGCCAGCCGTGCCCGTGCGGCTGCACGCGCTGATCGCCGAGATCGAGACCCTCGCTGGCAAGGTAGACGTGGTCGATATTCACGAGCCACGCGTACACGGCATCTCCCTTGGCCGAGTACCCAGTCGCGCCGTCCCATGCAGCCGCCCGCCAGTACGGAATGGCTTCGGCTTCGGACTTCGCGCTCATGGCCGCGTTAAGGTTCTTGTCCACGGTCGCGTTCGAGTAGAACTCCGCGTTGTTCCACTGAACGCCAGCCCACTTGCTGTTGTAGATCATGTTGATCTCCATGGGGTTGTGGCTTCCCCAGCCCCACAGCACGGCGTTGGCATGCTTGAGCGACGTGATCTCGTCCCAGCTCTTACCGACGACCTCGATTTCGATCCCGAGGGGCTTCATCGTGTCGACGACTGCGAGGGAAAGCGCCTGACGCAGTGAGTCATCGGCGGGGTAGACGAGCGTGAACTTGGCTTCCGTCGATCCCTTTTCGAGCACGCCGTCAGAATCGGTGTCGCTCCACCCGCCGTCCGCAAGCATCTGCGTGGCCTTCTTGATGTCGCCGTCCTCGAACGCGAGATCGGTGTTGCCCCACGGCAACCCGTCGGCCGGGCTGAAGGCGGGCGAGCCATAGCCGTACAGCGGTCCGTCGACGAGCGCCTGCCGGTCCATCGCGTAGTTCACGGCAAGCCGGATCGCCTTGTCGGACGTGACGTCGTTGCCAATCGGATAGCCGTCATCGGTCTTCTTGCCCTCGTCGGGAACCATAGGGAAGCCCACGCCGCGGTTGTCAACACTGGCGATCGGCACCACATTCATGCCGTCGACGGCCTGCGACGCGAACGACGAGGGGATGGCCGCTATGTCGACCTCGCCAGCCTTGGCGGCTGCGAAGGCGGCATCCTCGGCCAGGAATAGGAAAGTGATCTTCTTGAATGCGGGTTTGGTCCCGTAGTACTCGGGGTTCACCTCGACGATGAGCTGCTGACCCTTGTCCCACTGAACGAACTTGTATGGACCGGAACCGAGCGGGTTGTCGGCGTAGTTGGCGCCGTAGGCGTGCTCGGGCACGATGCCGAGCTCAGCCATCCGGTAGACGAAGACGCTCGACGGCTCATTCAGCGTAAACTGCACCGTGCTTGCATCGAGGGCTTTGACCTCCTCCATCATGGTGAGGTCGACCACGCTGCCGCTCGTGCCCGCTGTCTGGTAGGTGAAGACGACGTCGTCAGCGATCAGGTCCTCGCCGTCCGAGAACTTGGCAGTTTGCAGCTTGACGGTGTAGGTCAGGCCGTCCTCGCTCACGTCGTATCCGGTCGCGAGGTCGTTGACGATCTCGAGCTTGTCGTTGCGAGCCAGAAGCGTGCTCTGGAACAGGGGGGACCCGTAGCGCCCCCATCCGGCCGTCGGGTCGAAGCCGCCGTCGGTCGGCTCGCCACCAAATGCAAGAACGAGCTCGTCCTTTGTCGGGGTAGACTCGGCACCGTTGTTGGCCTCCGCCTTGACACACCCGGCCACACACCCTATGAGCAGGGCTGCGATCAGGAGCAGAACCGCGCGTTTGAACCTGGTAAGTCCGCGCATGTGACATTCCTTTCCCTCGACGCGTAGCATGAGTTAGTAATTCGTATGCCGTGTTACGAATTCCGGAAGCGTAACACAACTCGGAGAGGAGTCAACCCCAGGGGACCGGGCCAGACACTGGTGCGGCAGGGAAAGGCCTCCCGGGGGCGTCCGACCAATCGGGTCAGGCGAGTTCTCGCGCACACAGCAGTGAAAGCCCTAGTTGACCGACCCAGCCTTCCTCGGGGAATATAGTGAGCACCGCAGCTCTTGCGCCGAATCCGGCGCCCCATCGCGCGGAGGAACCCCATGGACGATCAGGGCACAATACCCCCCGCTGGAAACGACCAGCATGCGCATGAGCCTGCCCCACCGAGCGTGACCGGAGGTGAGACGCAGGGCTATCCGCTCGCGAACGGTCCTACGACCACGTCGGCGCCGCCCCCGGGCGCAGATGTGCCACCACAGCAGCCACCCGCGCCGCCGCAGCAGCAGTACGGCCCAGCGTCGCAGCCGCCGGCCGGGCAGCCACCCGTTGCGAAGTCGTCTACCGGGTGGAAGATACTCGCGGCTATCATCGCCGTCATGTTCATCTGTGCCATCGCGTGCTGCGGCCTATCCATCGCGGCGGTTGGTTCCGCCGGCTCGGGCGGGTCGGCCGCCTTCGGCGAGGCTATCGCCGTCATCCACATCGACGGGATCATCGCGGGGACGGGGAGTTCGATGAATGGAGTGATCAGCCCCGAGGAGTTCCTTGGCAAGCTCGACCAGGCGGCAGACGATTCCAACGTCAAGGCTGTGCTTCTGCGTGTCGACTCGCCGGGCGGGACGGTGGCGGCGTCGCAGGAGATCGCTACCGAGATCGCCAGGTTCGAGAAGCCCGTGGTTGTGAGCATCGGCGATGTCGGCGCTTCGGGAGCGTATATGGTCGCGTCGCAATGCGACGAGATCGTCGCCAACCGCACGTCGACCGTCGGCAGCATCGGCGTCATCGCCGAGATCCCGAACGTCGCGCGCCTCCTGGAGAAGGTCGGCGTCGAGTTCACCGTGCTCACCGCAGGCGAGTACAAGGGCGCCGGCAGTCCCTACCGCAGCCTGTCTGCGAGCGAGACCGCACTGATGCAGGAGGAAATCGACTTCGCCTACGACGAATTCATCAGCATCGTTGCCGACGGTCGTGGTCTACCCGAGGCCGAGGTCCGCAAGATGGCGACCGGGTGGGCCTGGTCCGGCGTGAAAGCCAAGGAGATGGGGCTGGTCGACACGCTGGGAACCTATGCGGACGCGATCGATCGCGCAGCGGAGCTAGGCGGAATCGATGGCGAGCCGCAGATCGTCACCTACGATGAGTACTCTCTGTCCGACGTTGTCGGCAGTCTCATCGGGCTCACCGACCGCCTGGATCGCATCGGCGCTCTTGGTGGGGCGACCGATTCCTACGGGCCTTCGGTCCCAAAGTAGGCCAGGGAGCCGCCACATGAGCGATCAGCCGACGATCATCGCGCACATCTCGGACCTGCACTGCGGGTCCCGTTACCACATCCCGAGTCTCGCGACGCGCGTCATCGACGAGCTGAATGACCTCGCGCCCGACATCGTTGTAGTCACCGGCGACCTCACCGACATGGGGTTCCGGCAGGAGTTCAAGCAGGCGCACCGGCTGCTCTCGAAGCTCGACTGCGAGCACCGGCTCGTTCTCCTTGGCAATCACGACGCACGCAATGTCGGCGACGAGCACTTCGCCGAGATGTTCGGCGCGCGCAGCCGAGAGCTGCTCTTCGAGAACGTGCGCATCCTTGGCATCGATTCGAGCGAGCCGGACCTGGACAGCGGTCGCGTCGGCCGTGCCCGTTACCGGTGGATCGAGGAGCGCTTCAGCGACCCGGAGGACTTCAAGATCGTCGCGATGCACCACCACCTCGTGCCGGTGCCTGGAACCGGCCGCGAGCGCAACATCGTCTACGACGCGGGCGACGTGCTGCGCGTTCTCGCGAGTTGCGGCACCGACCTCGTGCTCTGCGGCCACAAGCACGTGCCGAACGTTTGGCGACTCGAGGACATGCTCATCGTGAATGCCGGCACCGCCTGCTCGCACCGTCTGCGCGGCAAGGTCAAGCCTTGTTACAACATCATCGAGGTCCATGACGGCAACCGCGTGCGTGTGCTCCTGAAGGAGCCCTACACCAGCGCGCAGGTGGTAGTCGACTATCGCGGCGTGCACAAGCACTACTGCAACTGGCGTCCCGGTGCGGACGGATCGGAAGAGGTCGACGAGACGCGCGTGACCCCCACCATGCTCGAACGCACCTCAACGACGCTCGAGGAGGACGAATGAAGCGGGTCCTCGCCCTCATCGACGGGGAGCACTATCCGCCTGTCGTCCGATTCGCCCTCGATCAGCTCGCCCGGGAGTCCGAGGTCGTGGCAGCGGTGTTCCTCGGCGGCACGGAGAAGGTCGATCTCGAGGCCGGATTCGCGATCTATGGCGTGCCGGTGGTTGCCGGACCGAACGCGGACGAGGCACTCGCGCGGGCGGTATCCGAACACTCTCCCGATGAGGTCGTGGACCTCTCGGACGAGCCGGTCGTCTCCTCGGCAGACCGGTTCAGGCTGGCCAGCATCGCACTCGGACTCGGCTTGTCGTACCGCGGCGCGGATTTCCTATTCACACCGCCGCGCGTGCTCGTCGTCCCGCGGACCCCGACGCTGGGCCTCATCGGCACCGGCAAGAGGGTCGGCAAGACGGCCGTGTCAGGCTACGTTGCCCGCGCGCTCAAGGCGGCCGGCCGCGACATCGTCGTGCTTGCGATGGGACGGGGCGGCCCCTCCGAGCCGGAGCTGATACACGGTGACCGGGTCAGCCTTCGGACCGAGGACCTGCTTGAACTCGCCCGGCAAGGCAAACACGCGTCCAGCGACAACTACGAAGACGCGGTGATGAGTCGCGTGACGACGGTGGGATGCCGCCGCTGCGGTGGCGGAATGGCCGGCGAGACGTTCTTCTCCAACGTTCCGGAGGGAGCGAGACTGGCAGACTCGCTGGGCAAGGAGCTCATCGTTCTCGAGGGTTCAGGCGCCGCGATCCCGCCGGTGCATTCGGACGCGGACATCCTTGTCGTCGGTGCCGGCCGAGGTATCGTCTACGTTGACGGTTACTTTGGACCCTACAGGCTCTCCCGGGCCGACATGGTCATAATCGCTTCTGCCGAGGAGCCCGTGGCCACTCCGGCGCAGGTTGCCGAGATTCGCGCCGAGATCACCAGGCAACGCCCCGACATTCCCTGCGTGGTCACCACTTTCAGACCCGCGCCGATCCAGCCGGTGAAAGGCCTGCGAGCGTTCTTCGCGACGACAGCCCCGGCCGAGGTGGTGCCGGTGTTGGTCGCGCACCTCGAGGCCGAGTTCGGGTGCGAGGTTGTGGCCACAAGCGCACACCTCTCCGATAGGGCGCGGCTGCGGAGGGACATGCAAGCTGCGCAAGGAGGCTACGACGTGCTCCTGACGGAGCTCAAGGCCGCCGCGATAGACGTCGTAGCTGCGGCAGGCGAGGAGGCCGGGGTGCCCACGGTGCTCTGCGACAACGTTCCAGTGGCCACGGGAGGCCAGGATCTACACGGACTCGTGACCCGCGTGGCGGAGATCGCGATAGAGCGCGGCAGCGCGAGGGAGGTATGAGTGTGCCAGAACACAGGACGATCACCCTGAGCGACCGCAAGCACGGGCTTCCGTTCTCGAAGGGGCTGCTGGCCCAGTCGTTCATGGCGACCGGGCTCCCGCCGAGTCGGGCGTACGTCATCGCCACGCGAATCCAAGACGAACTGCGCGAGCGCGATGAGCTATCCATTACCGTTGCTCGCCTCAGGCAGCTCTCCTGCGACTATCTCGAGCGCATGGCCGGGGGCGACTATGCCCGTCGCTACATGCGCCTGTACGAGCTGAGCAAGCTCGACAAACCCCTCGTCGTGATGATCGGCGGAACGACCGGTGTGGGCAAGTCAACGATCGCGACGGAGGTTGCCCACCGGCTGGGTATCACGCGAATCGTATCGACGGATTCCATTCGTGAGGTCATGCGTGGTATCTTTACCAGGGACCTCATGCCCGCGATTCACGAAAGCGCGTTCAAAGCGTGGCGAGGCCTGCGCATCCCGGTACCGCACGGTGCCAATCCCGTTATCGTCGGATTTCGCGAGCAGACTGCCGTCGTGACGACCGGGGTGGAAGCGCTGATAGAACGGTCGGTTCTCGAGGGGGACAGTCTCGTTATCGAGGGCGTCCATCTCGTTCCCGGATACATCGAGGCCAGCAAGTTCGAGGGTGCCCGGGTCGTGCAGCTTGTCATCACCGTCGACGATGAAGACGCGCACAGAAGCCACTTCTACATCCGTGAGGTTCAGACGGATGGGATGCGGCCCTTTGAGCGGTATCGCGCGAACTTCGGAAATATCCGCACGCTCGGGCACTACATCGTCGACCTGGCACGGGAGCACGGAATCCCGGTCATCGCGAGCCATCAGCTCGACCTGACCGTGGCGGACGTGCTGGAGCACATCGTCAACGAGGCCATAGCGCCCGACGAGTAGAGCGTCGCCCGTCACGGGGAAGCGGCGGGAGAAGGGAAAGGGTGCACGTGAAGTTCTTCTTGGACACTGCAAACATCGCCGAGATCGAGGAGGCCGCGTCGTGGGGCGTGCTAGCCGGCGTCACTACGAACCCGACGCTGTACGCACGCGAGGGCGGCAGACTCGCCGACTTCCACAGTCACATCACACGCATATGCGAGATCGTTGACGGACCTGTGTCCGCCGAGACAGTCTCGCTGAAGCGTGACCAGATAGTCGCCGAGGGCGTGGAGCTCGCTGCCTTGCACCCCAACGTGGTCGTCAAGGTTCCGACGATGCCCGAAGGCCTTGCCGCGACTCGGACTCTGTTCGAGAAGGGCATCAATGTGAACATGACCCTGTGCTTCACTGTTCCGCAGGCACTGCTCGCGGCGCGTTCTGGTGCCGCGTTCGTCTCTCCCTTCGTTGGCCGGTTCGACGACATCTCCGAGGACGGGATCGAGCACCTCGCCAATGTCGTCGCGGCGCTGGGCAACTACGACTTCGGCCATTCGGTCGAGGTTATCGCGGCCTCGGTGCGTCATGCAGAACACGTGCTGCAGGCGGCGCTCATCGGCGCCGATATCGCCACCGTGCCCTTTGGAGTACTGGAGAAGTGCATCAAACACCCGCTGACGGATCGCGGGCTGGAATCGTTCCTCGCCGATTGGGAGAAGGTCAAGAACTCATGAGTGCACGTCCCCGCAAGCGTGGCCGTCGCGGAGGTGGCGGAAGCCAGCAGGAGCCCGTGGCGCCGTCAATCAGCCGGACGGACCTGGAGGCCAAGACAGTCGTCGAACTCCGTACCATGGCCACCGAACTCGGAATCGACGCCAAGGCTCTCAAGAAGAAGGACGAGCTGATCGAAGCGGTCCTCGAGGCGAAGGTCAAAGCCGAGGGGTTCATCGAGATCCAGGGCATTCTCGACATCCTGCCCGAAGGCTACGGGTTCATTCGGA includes:
- a CDS encoding ABC transporter permease, which translates into the protein MPSFSRRSRMLIALGVTLGALVLLVVVGLALPDTGLRTNFLQQSQAPSSAHWFGTDPLGRDMLTRTIKGLVRGLGVGALASAVAALIALVLGIVAATAGPRVDAAITFAVDTVMSVPHIVLLILISFALGGGTRGVIIAVAVTHWPSLTRVIRAEVMQLRSAEYVQVGRKLGRSASWVALNHMVPHVLPQFIVGLVLLFPHALLHEAGLTFLGFGLSPHLPAIGVILAESMRYLSLGYWWLAVLPGFMLVVAVKVIDALGEGLRDLIDPHTVQE
- a CDS encoding ABC transporter permease, whose protein sequence is MTKFLALRILKLLVLLATVSAISFTLLSFSPVDPVRAYVGADMMRVTPEQRAAIAERWGVGRPPAERFLKWASRLVQGDLGTSLIYRQPVAKVIAERFAASLLLMMSAWLLTGVFGYLFGVVSGTLEGSWIDKSIQLYAFTLASMPTFWLALLMLMVFSVWLGWTPVGLAVPAGVLEADVTWADRLHHLILPAITLGVIGIANVTLHTRQKLIDVKRSDYFLFGIARGQSRWRAVMRHGLRNTALPAVTLQFALFSEIFGGAVLAEQVFAYPGLGRTTVLAGLRGDVPLLLGIVLFSTVFVFVGNTTADVIYRLVDPKIRLTGRL
- a CDS encoding ABC transporter substrate-binding protein, yielding MRGLTRFKRAVLLLIAALLIGCVAGCVKAEANNGAESTPTKDELVLAFGGEPTDGGFDPTAGWGRYGSPLFQSTLLARNDKLEIVNDLATGYDVSEDGLTYTVKLQTAKFSDGEDLIADDVVFTYQTAGTSGSVVDLTMMEEVKALDASTVQFTLNEPSSVFVYRMAELGIVPEHAYGANYADNPLGSGPYKFVQWDKGQQLIVEVNPEYYGTKPAFKKITFLFLAEDAAFAAAKAGEVDIAAIPSSFASQAVDGMNVVPIASVDNRGVGFPMVPDEGKKTDDGYPIGNDVTSDKAIRLAVNYAMDRQALVDGPLYGYGSPAFSPADGLPWGNTDLAFEDGDIKKATQMLADGGWSDTDSDGVLEKGSTEAKFTLVYPADDSLRQALSLAVVDTMKPLGIEIEVVGKSWDEITSLKHANAVLWGWGSHNPMEINMIYNSKWAGVQWNNAEFYSNATVDKNLNAAMSAKSEAEAIPYWRAAAWDGATGYSAKGDAVYAWLVNIDHVYLASEGLDLGDQRVQPHGHGWPLTANITEWTWTGE
- the sppA gene encoding signal peptide peptidase SppA, which encodes MDDQGTIPPAGNDQHAHEPAPPSVTGGETQGYPLANGPTTTSAPPPGADVPPQQPPAPPQQQYGPASQPPAGQPPVAKSSTGWKILAAIIAVMFICAIACCGLSIAAVGSAGSGGSAAFGEAIAVIHIDGIIAGTGSSMNGVISPEEFLGKLDQAADDSNVKAVLLRVDSPGGTVAASQEIATEIARFEKPVVVSIGDVGASGAYMVASQCDEIVANRTSTVGSIGVIAEIPNVARLLEKVGVEFTVLTAGEYKGAGSPYRSLSASETALMQEEIDFAYDEFISIVADGRGLPEAEVRKMATGWAWSGVKAKEMGLVDTLGTYADAIDRAAELGGIDGEPQIVTYDEYSLSDVVGSLIGLTDRLDRIGALGGATDSYGPSVPK
- a CDS encoding metallophosphoesterase produces the protein MSDQPTIIAHISDLHCGSRYHIPSLATRVIDELNDLAPDIVVVTGDLTDMGFRQEFKQAHRLLSKLDCEHRLVLLGNHDARNVGDEHFAEMFGARSRELLFENVRILGIDSSEPDLDSGRVGRARYRWIEERFSDPEDFKIVAMHHHLVPVPGTGRERNIVYDAGDVLRVLASCGTDLVLCGHKHVPNVWRLEDMLIVNAGTACSHRLRGKVKPCYNIIEVHDGNRVRVLLKEPYTSAQVVVDYRGVHKHYCNWRPGADGSEEVDETRVTPTMLERTSTTLEEDE
- a CDS encoding 2,3-diphosphoglycerate synthetase: MKRVLALIDGEHYPPVVRFALDQLARESEVVAAVFLGGTEKVDLEAGFAIYGVPVVAGPNADEALARAVSEHSPDEVVDLSDEPVVSSADRFRLASIALGLGLSYRGADFLFTPPRVLVVPRTPTLGLIGTGKRVGKTAVSGYVARALKAAGRDIVVLAMGRGGPSEPELIHGDRVSLRTEDLLELARQGKHASSDNYEDAVMSRVTTVGCRRCGGGMAGETFFSNVPEGARLADSLGKELIVLEGSGAAIPPVHSDADILVVGAGRGIVYVDGYFGPYRLSRADMVIIASAEEPVATPAQVAEIRAEITRQRPDIPCVVTTFRPAPIQPVKGLRAFFATTAPAEVVPVLVAHLEAEFGCEVVATSAHLSDRARLRRDMQAAQGGYDVLLTELKAAAIDVVAAAGEEAGVPTVLCDNVPVATGGQDLHGLVTRVAEIAIERGSAREV
- a CDS encoding 2-phosphoglycerate kinase (catalyzes the formation of 2-phospho-D-glyceroyl phosphate from ATP and 2-phospho-D-glycerate) — translated: MPEHRTITLSDRKHGLPFSKGLLAQSFMATGLPPSRAYVIATRIQDELRERDELSITVARLRQLSCDYLERMAGGDYARRYMRLYELSKLDKPLVVMIGGTTGVGKSTIATEVAHRLGITRIVSTDSIREVMRGIFTRDLMPAIHESAFKAWRGLRIPVPHGANPVIVGFREQTAVVTTGVEALIERSVLEGDSLVIEGVHLVPGYIEASKFEGARVVQLVITVDDEDAHRSHFYIREVQTDGMRPFERYRANFGNIRTLGHYIVDLAREHGIPVIASHQLDLTVADVLEHIVNEAIAPDE
- the fsa gene encoding fructose-6-phosphate aldolase — its product is MKFFLDTANIAEIEEAASWGVLAGVTTNPTLYAREGGRLADFHSHITRICEIVDGPVSAETVSLKRDQIVAEGVELAALHPNVVVKVPTMPEGLAATRTLFEKGINVNMTLCFTVPQALLAARSGAAFVSPFVGRFDDISEDGIEHLANVVAALGNYDFGHSVEVIAASVRHAEHVLQAALIGADIATVPFGVLEKCIKHPLTDRGLESFLADWEKVKNS